A stretch of DNA from Firmicutes bacterium HGW-Firmicutes-1:
ACTTATCAGAAAAAATGCTTTTATCGACAGTCAGCGCACCAACTATAACTGGTGCTTATGTTTTGGATTTATTGGGACATTTTCACAAATAATTGACATCTTTTTTTTAGAGAATTGATTTTTTTTAATAATTTGTTCTGCAGCTTCATTATCCAAAATGATTGTAACATCTCTATGTAATTGTAAAATCGATGCGGGTACATTTGGAGATATTTCTCCAAATATTGTATTATAAATAATTTCCGCTTTGCCGCTTCCACTGGCTAATAGTAAGATTTTTTTGGAATCCATAATGGTACGAATCCCCATGCTTATAGCTCTAGTTGGTACTTCTTCTTTAGATGAAAAAAATCTGGAGTTTGCTTCAATGGTTTCATCATCCAAGTAAACCAAGTGGGTTCTAGATTCAAAATGCACGTTTGGTTCATTAAATCCAATATGCCCATTTACTCCAATGCCTAGTACTTGGAGGTCTATGCCTCCAAGTACTTGTATTTTCTCATCATAAGCCTTACACTCTTCTACTACATTTTCACATTCACCATTGGGAATGAAACTACGATCTTTAGAAACATTGATATGTTTAAAAAGTTTCTGCTCCATATAATAGGCATAACTTTGAGGATTATGTTTTTTTATCGGATAATATTCGTCAAGATTAAAGCTTCTAATTTCAGAATAATCAATTTGATCATTCTCATAGGCCAACACCATTTCATTATACATTCCTGCCGGTGTACTTCCTGTAGCTAGTCCTAAAGTACTATTAGGTTTGATAATAACTTGTGCTGCCACAATACTCGCAGCCTTTTTACTCAATTCTTGATATGATTCTGTTATCAGTATGGTTACATTGCCGATTTTTATTTTC
This window harbors:
- the nagB gene encoding glucosamine-6-phosphate deaminase, whose amino-acid sequence is MKIKIGNVTILITESYQELSKKAASIVAAQVIIKPNSTLGLATGSTPAGMYNEMVLAYENDQIDYSEIRSFNLDEYYPIKKHNPQSYAYYMEQKLFKHINVSKDRSFIPNGECENVVEECKAYDEKIQVLGGIDLQVLGIGVNGHIGFNEPNVHFESRTHLVYLDDETIEANSRFFSSKEEVPTRAISMGIRTIMDSKKILLLASGSGKAEIIYNTIFGEISPNVPASILQLHRDVTIILDNEAAEQIIKKNQFSKKKMSIICENVPINPKHKHQL